One window from the genome of Diospyros lotus cultivar Yz01 chromosome 11, ASM1463336v1, whole genome shotgun sequence encodes:
- the LOC127812723 gene encoding uncharacterized protein LOC127812723: MSNARGRPRTRSQPATVPDEVLEQTHKTPREFTSEEYRRGMAEMQVAAENWMLAIEKHHHSIGCLDDFRVRLSTFLLRGDAERWWETARQRFGDRGLTWAEFQQMFNVAYCPAWVQEQKTYEFIDLVQGSKTVAQYEAEFTALARYAPELVSTEAKKASKFQRGPRADIRHAFGGVQCKEYAVAVQRAYVVERDRNEWRAIQASKKGAGSSFNGKKGKWAAGQGHSQGKEPLCC, from the exons ATGAGTAATGCGAgaggacgaccccgtactcgTAGTCAGCCTGCTACAGTTCCTGATGAGGTTCTTGAGCAGACACATAAGACACCGAGAGAGTTTACTAGTGAGGAGTATCGACGGGGAATGGCTGAGATGCAAG TCGCAGCGGAGAATTGGATGCTGGCAATTGAGAAGCATCACCATTCAATTGGATGCTTAGATGATTTCCGGGTTAGACTTAGCACCTTTTTGCTTCGAGGAGATgctgagagatggtgggagactgcccgccAGAGATTTGGAGATAGGGGGCTGACTTGGGCTGAGTTCCAGCAGATGTTTAATGTAGCTTATTGTCCAGCGTGGGTTCAAGAGCAAAAGACCTACGAGTTTATCGATCTGGTTCAAGGTAGCAAGACCGTGGCACAATATGAGGCGGAGTTTACAGCTTTGGCTCGATATGCTCCAGAGTTGGTTTCCACAGAGGCGAAGAAGGCCTCTAAGTTTCAGAGAGGACCACGTGCTGACATTCGCCATGCTTTCGGAGGAGTTCAGTGCAAGGAGTATGCTGTAGCTGTCCAGCGGGCGTACGTGGTTGAGAGAGACCGTAATGAATGGAGAGCTATACAAGCAAGCAAGAAAGGAGCTGGTTCATCTTTtaatggcaagaagggaaagtGGGCAGCTGGGCAAGGACACAGTCAGGGGAAGGAACCACTGTGCTGTTAG